One window of Atribacter laminatus genomic DNA carries:
- a CDS encoding 4Fe-4S dicluster domain-containing protein, whose amino-acid sequence MVLNKVLINQEFCKGCGYCIQICPKKVLVLSESFNSHGYYPAMINDEEHCIGCGFCAQVCPEVAISVYRENEK is encoded by the coding sequence ATGGTATTGAATAAAGTATTGATTAATCAGGAATTTTGTAAGGGTTGTGGATATTGTATCCAAATCTGCCCGAAAAAAGTGCTGGTTTTATCGGAAAGTTTTAATTCGCACGGATACTACCCGGCAATGATCAACGATGAGGAACATTGTATCGGATGTGGTTTTTGTGCACAAGTGTGCCCAGAAGTGGCAATTTCAGTCTATCGGGAGAATGAAAAATGA
- a CDS encoding TlyA family RNA methyltransferase: MMEEKRQKIRIDELLVKRGLVESREKAQRMILAGDVKVEKVSGILKPSSRVWDDIEIILESLPQFVSRGGEKLAKALSCFQINPVGKTFLDIGSSTGGFTDCLLQKQAKKVFALDVGYGLLHEKLRKNPRVVPLERINIRYFIPQDLPESIQGITIDVSFISLRLIFPVISSLLPEHGICIALIKPQFEAGKDKVERGGLVRKKEIHIQVLEDVFESARDNHLHLQGVTFSPIQGREGNIEYLACWKKCSNFFDKTEFGDIIRKEVNEAHFYFLSPNESTQKRNKK, encoded by the coding sequence ATGATGGAAGAAAAAAGACAAAAAATCCGAATTGATGAATTATTAGTCAAGAGAGGTTTGGTTGAAAGCCGAGAAAAAGCCCAGCGGATGATTTTAGCGGGTGATGTTAAAGTTGAAAAAGTGTCAGGAATTTTAAAGCCATCATCTCGAGTTTGGGATGATATTGAAATTATTCTTGAAAGTTTGCCTCAATTTGTTAGTCGAGGCGGCGAAAAGTTAGCCAAAGCCCTCTCTTGTTTTCAAATCAATCCGGTTGGTAAAACTTTTTTAGATATTGGTTCTTCAACCGGAGGATTCACAGATTGTTTACTGCAGAAACAAGCCAAAAAAGTATTTGCCCTCGATGTTGGATATGGGTTACTTCATGAAAAGCTTCGCAAAAATCCCCGGGTGGTTCCTTTAGAGAGAATAAATATTCGTTATTTTATCCCCCAAGACCTTCCTGAATCTATCCAGGGTATTACTATTGATGTGTCTTTTATCTCGCTTCGACTTATTTTTCCGGTTATCAGTTCACTCCTTCCGGAACATGGAATCTGTATTGCTTTGATAAAACCCCAGTTTGAAGCGGGAAAAGACAAGGTGGAACGAGGCGGTTTGGTAAGAAAAAAAGAAATCCACATCCAGGTTCTTGAGGATGTTTTTGAATCGGCTCGAGACAATCATCTCCACCTCCAAGGTGTTACTTTCTCCCCGATTCAAGGGAGAGAAGGGAATATTGAATATTTAGCCTGTTGGAAGAAATGCTCTAATTTTTTTGATAAAACTGAATTTGGGGATATAATAAGGAAAGAAGTAAACGAGGCGCATTTTTATTTTCTTTCACCAAATGAGTCAACCCAAAAAAGGAATAAAAAGTGA
- a CDS encoding thiamine pyrophosphate-dependent enzyme — translation MQTVFERPKTLINQPFRYCPGCNHGLAQRLIAEVIDELDIADKTIGVGPVGCSVYIYECLDIDFVMGAHGRAPATATGIKRALPDRMVFSYQGDGDIAAIGTAEIVHCAVRGECISAFFINNATFGMTGGQMAPTTILDQRTTTSPRGRKQAEAGFPFKLGEMLAVAEGSAYIARVALTKPQLIKKAKQSIKRAFLTQQAGLGFSLVEILSPCPTNWALPPLEAVQWLEKNIISVFPLGEIKVKEGVPDAR, via the coding sequence ATGCAGACTGTATTTGAGAGACCAAAGACCTTAATTAATCAACCTTTCCGTTATTGTCCGGGCTGTAATCATGGTTTGGCTCAGCGATTAATTGCCGAAGTTATCGATGAACTGGACATTGCTGATAAAACCATCGGTGTTGGACCGGTAGGCTGTTCGGTATATATCTATGAATGTTTGGATATTGATTTTGTTATGGGTGCTCATGGTCGGGCTCCGGCTACCGCTACTGGTATAAAACGAGCACTTCCCGACCGGATGGTTTTTTCTTATCAAGGTGATGGTGATATTGCCGCTATCGGCACCGCAGAAATTGTGCATTGTGCAGTAAGAGGTGAATGTATTTCGGCTTTTTTTATTAACAACGCTACTTTTGGGATGACGGGAGGACAGATGGCGCCCACCACTATTCTTGACCAACGGACGACAACCTCTCCTCGGGGAAGAAAGCAAGCCGAAGCAGGATTTCCTTTTAAACTGGGAGAAATGTTGGCAGTTGCCGAAGGGTCGGCTTATATCGCTCGAGTTGCCCTAACCAAGCCTCAGCTGATAAAAAAAGCGAAACAATCAATCAAGCGAGCTTTTTTAACCCAACAAGCTGGTTTAGGCTTTTCTTTAGTAGAAATTTTATCACCCTGTCCTACCAATTGGGCTCTGCCGCCACTCGAAGCCGTCCAATGGTTGGAAAAGAATATTATTTCAGTATTTCCCCTTGGTGAAATAAAAGTCAAGGAGGGAGTTCCCGATGCACGTTGA
- a CDS encoding CBS and ACT domain-containing protein: protein MLVRDRMSKDVVIISSTTTILEAERLMKENEVRRLPVVDRDKLIGIVTYNDLLEAEPSKATTLSRFELTYLLSKMNVSEIMEKKVITIKPDIPIEEAALIMKKNQVGGLPVVEETRVVGMITESDIFDVLVETLGVELGGTRITLELPEKPGELHRVTGIVSQFMVNILSLATFYIKEKPNLRYVVIRIATRDYEPIIEAFKADGITVKHVWVTQVDEGA from the coding sequence ATGTTAGTAAGAGACCGTATGAGCAAAGACGTGGTGATTATTTCCAGCACTACAACTATTTTGGAAGCAGAGAGATTAATGAAAGAAAATGAAGTTCGAAGACTTCCGGTCGTTGATCGGGATAAATTAATTGGGATTGTTACTTATAACGACTTATTAGAAGCAGAACCATCTAAGGCAACCACCTTGAGTCGTTTTGAGTTGACTTATCTCCTCAGTAAAATGAATGTATCTGAAATCATGGAAAAAAAGGTAATCACCATAAAACCCGATATCCCAATTGAAGAAGCTGCTTTAATCATGAAAAAAAATCAAGTCGGTGGACTTCCGGTGGTTGAGGAAACCCGGGTGGTTGGAATGATAACCGAATCAGATATTTTTGATGTATTAGTTGAAACTCTGGGGGTTGAGTTAGGTGGAACCCGAATCACCCTTGAGCTTCCTGAAAAACCGGGTGAATTGCATCGAGTTACCGGAATCGTTTCTCAATTCATGGTAAATATTTTGAGTTTGGCAACCTTTTATATAAAAGAAAAACCAAATTTACGTTATGTTGTGATACGGATTGCGACTCGCGATTATGAGCCAATTATTGAGGCTTTTAAAGCTGATGGTATTACTGTGAAACATGTCTGGGTTACCCAAGTTGATGAAGGAGCGTAA
- the nusB gene encoding transcription antitermination factor NusB produces the protein MRRKVRETALQILFQMDLRKKTFSEILSVFKIPSNWKDDDRSFFLSLVRGVEQNLPEIERIISAYSLDWPLYRMPTIDRNLLRIAVFEMFYLSDISVGVSINEAVELAKKFSTTDSGKFVNGILGKLARSSQAEFKSLGVNKKE, from the coding sequence ATGCGCCGTAAAGTCAGAGAAACTGCTCTGCAAATTTTATTTCAAATGGATCTCAGAAAAAAAACATTTTCTGAAATCTTATCGGTATTTAAAATACCCTCCAATTGGAAGGATGATGATCGGAGCTTTTTTCTTTCACTGGTGCGGGGAGTGGAGCAAAACTTACCTGAAATCGAACGCATCATTTCAGCCTATAGTTTGGATTGGCCTTTATATAGGATGCCAACTATTGACCGAAACCTGTTGAGGATAGCAGTTTTTGAAATGTTCTATCTTTCTGATATATCGGTTGGAGTTTCGATTAACGAAGCAGTAGAACTGGCTAAAAAATTTAGCACCACCGATTCAGGTAAATTCGTCAACGGAATTTTAGGGAAATTGGCTCGAAGTTCTCAGGCCGAATTTAAATCTTTGGGGGTTAATAAAAAAGAATAG
- a CDS encoding M24 family metallopeptidase — translation METNRIKKLQENLQNDRGIPFLLTDLSNIFYLTGFTGSSGFLILFPDQDPVFLCDGRYTTQAKKELKIATDIIEFNTDVYKKIADTCVSNGFQTVYFETNLTYQSYLSLKEKNLELIPVTNWLEEMRMIKAPGELELLTKALHLSEKAWEAVSPMVRPGIKEKDFALELDYQMIKMGGDSIAFPTIVASGERSALPHAQPTDEKLEAGSWLVVDWGVRYKKYCGDITRTVPIGRVEDQWFKKAIQIVQEAQQLAQNFICDGVKAADVERAVRDFFQQHKIEQYFTHSLGHGVGILVHESPRLSITSEVILRENMVVTVEPGVYIPGKGGIRLENIVVVEKESCRVLNRLPVIL, via the coding sequence ATGGAAACCAATCGAATAAAAAAACTCCAAGAAAATTTACAAAATGATCGTGGTATTCCTTTTTTGCTGACCGATCTTTCCAATATCTTTTATCTGACCGGTTTTACCGGATCGAGTGGATTTTTAATTCTATTTCCCGACCAGGATCCGGTGTTTCTCTGTGATGGTCGCTATACTACGCAGGCCAAGAAGGAGCTAAAAATTGCGACTGATATCATTGAGTTTAATACCGATGTCTATAAAAAAATTGCCGATACCTGCGTATCAAATGGTTTTCAAACGGTTTATTTTGAGACCAATCTCACTTATCAAAGCTATCTCAGCTTAAAAGAGAAAAATCTCGAGTTGATTCCGGTTACCAACTGGTTAGAAGAAATGCGGATGATTAAAGCGCCGGGCGAGCTGGAATTACTAACAAAGGCGCTGCACCTTTCTGAAAAAGCCTGGGAAGCAGTGAGCCCAATGGTTCGCCCCGGAATCAAAGAGAAAGATTTTGCTCTGGAATTGGATTATCAAATGATCAAAATGGGCGGAGATTCAATTGCTTTTCCAACTATAGTAGCGAGCGGAGAAAGGTCAGCTCTTCCCCATGCTCAACCAACCGACGAGAAATTGGAAGCGGGAAGCTGGTTGGTGGTAGATTGGGGAGTTCGTTATAAAAAGTATTGTGGTGACATTACCCGCACGGTTCCCATCGGTCGGGTTGAGGATCAATGGTTTAAAAAAGCCATCCAAATAGTTCAGGAAGCTCAACAATTAGCCCAGAACTTTATTTGTGATGGAGTAAAAGCTGCTGATGTTGAACGGGCGGTTCGGGATTTTTTCCAACAACATAAAATTGAACAATATTTTACTCACAGTTTGGGTCATGGGGTAGGAATTCTTGTTCATGAATCACCCCGACTAAGTATTACCAGTGAAGTTATTCTTCGGGAAAACATGGTCGTAACGGTGGAACCAGGAGTTTATATCCCTGGGAAAGGTGGGATACGGCTGGAAAATATTGTTGTGGTTGAAAAAGAATCCTGTCGAGTTTTAAATAGGCTTCCAGTAATTTTGTAA
- the recN gene encoding DNA repair protein RecN, whose protein sequence is MLRELVIKDFVIVDSQHLELNDGLVAITGETGTGKSLIIDAISLLKGGRAVEDMIRRDRKSALIEGLFDLSSSPDLIQWLEDNELTGEIPGEVVLSREIHRNGKNRARINGRSVPVGWLKETAAMLIDIYGQREHERFLASENQLNILDDFLDETGKKEREHYRQKYTEWLRIKHELEQLMAGDLSHWTELKFAFQEFEEMGLSPEKINEIEGEFRLLANMQSYCSALDTFFVLMEGNESGEGISTLLSRLTFEVEKIPAEGKFLALNGIVGNLRNIETELQEIASEVAALRSQLDYSTDKIEKLEKSVAEIERLKRKYHCRTTSELIGYRKSIEEKLLEVERQTEKKKQLEEQLKNCQQELLDSGEMLSQHRQKAAEIMKNRLEEELKQLAFTKVKFEVSFNPIPVEQKKFFATGLDNVGFMISLNPGQPIGPVMEVISGGELSRLVLGIKSIALEMKNLPVMIFDEIDQGVGGKTAFWIGEKLKVIASGRQIICVTHLPQIACFADQHLRVDKYTDGQDTWAEISDLQDREMQLQELARMMGGENSTVPALQFAETLMERAGK, encoded by the coding sequence ATGCTCCGAGAACTGGTCATTAAAGACTTTGTCATTGTTGACTCTCAACACCTTGAATTGAATGATGGCCTGGTAGCGATTACCGGTGAAACAGGAACCGGTAAATCATTAATAATTGACGCTATAAGTCTCCTTAAAGGAGGACGGGCGGTTGAAGATATGATTCGTCGAGATCGAAAGTCAGCTCTTATTGAGGGACTTTTTGACCTTTCTTCTAGTCCTGATTTAATTCAATGGCTAGAGGATAATGAATTAACCGGTGAAATTCCCGGGGAAGTGGTATTGTCTCGGGAGATTCACCGAAATGGGAAAAATCGAGCTCGCATTAATGGGAGATCAGTGCCAGTTGGATGGCTAAAAGAAACAGCTGCAATGTTAATTGATATTTACGGTCAAAGAGAACATGAACGGTTTTTGGCAAGCGAAAACCAGCTGAATATCTTGGATGATTTTTTGGATGAAACCGGGAAAAAAGAAAGAGAGCATTACCGGCAAAAATATACTGAGTGGTTGCGAATCAAACATGAATTAGAACAGTTAATGGCCGGTGACCTTTCCCATTGGACTGAGCTCAAGTTTGCTTTTCAAGAATTTGAGGAGATGGGTTTATCTCCTGAAAAGATAAATGAAATTGAAGGAGAGTTTCGTTTATTGGCTAATATGCAATCTTACTGTTCAGCGTTAGATACTTTCTTTGTTTTAATGGAAGGGAATGAAAGTGGGGAAGGAATATCAACTCTCCTTTCCCGTTTAACCTTTGAGGTGGAAAAAATCCCCGCCGAAGGGAAGTTTTTGGCTTTAAATGGGATTGTAGGGAACCTTCGGAATATCGAAACTGAACTACAAGAAATAGCTTCAGAAGTCGCTGCATTAAGAAGCCAACTAGACTATTCGACGGATAAAATTGAAAAATTGGAAAAATCAGTGGCTGAAATAGAACGCTTGAAAAGAAAATACCACTGCCGGACAACCAGTGAACTCATTGGTTACCGGAAAAGCATTGAAGAGAAACTGTTGGAAGTAGAACGTCAAACTGAGAAAAAAAAGCAACTGGAAGAACAACTGAAAAATTGCCAGCAGGAATTGCTTGACAGTGGTGAAATGCTTTCTCAGCATCGACAAAAAGCGGCAGAAATTATGAAAAACCGATTAGAAGAAGAATTAAAGCAACTAGCCTTTACTAAAGTCAAATTTGAAGTCAGCTTTAATCCTATTCCAGTTGAGCAGAAAAAATTTTTTGCTACGGGTTTGGATAACGTCGGTTTTATGATTTCATTAAATCCCGGACAGCCTATTGGACCGGTTATGGAAGTCATTTCGGGTGGGGAGTTGTCACGTTTAGTATTGGGAATAAAATCCATTGCTTTAGAAATGAAGAATCTGCCGGTTATGATTTTTGATGAAATTGACCAGGGAGTAGGAGGGAAAACCGCTTTTTGGATCGGTGAGAAGTTAAAAGTGATTGCTTCCGGTCGCCAGATTATTTGTGTCACCCATCTTCCCCAGATTGCCTGTTTTGCCGATCAACACTTGAGAGTCGATAAGTACACTGATGGTCAGGACACCTGGGCGGAGATAAGCGATTTACAAGATCGGGAAATGCAATTACAAGAATTAGCCCGAATGATGGGAGGAGAAAATTCGACAGTTCCAGCTCTCCAGTTTGCTGAAACTTTAATGGAGAGAGCCGGAAAGTAA
- a CDS encoding NAD(+)/NADH kinase, whose amino-acid sequence MNKNPIQRVHIFSRKVNDMISQKAQELHDFFNQHLVSCSIINTNHIPDEKPDMVFVLGGDGTFLSASHRYAAKGIPILGIDMGGLGFLTEVSVEVLFDAAKAVLEGDYTVEDRMMVDCSIHHTQRGTEQDIALNDVVIYRGPFAQMIHLSTFIDDEYLATFPADGLIIGTPTGSTAYSLSAGGPVIHPTLDLFIITPICAHTLYARSIIVQPTSSIRLILESTKEGTMVTLDGQRGFGLDKGDYIEVRKSKLTNHMVKLVPEKPFYSLLRDKLSWGMDIRKRID is encoded by the coding sequence ATGAACAAAAATCCAATTCAGAGAGTTCATATATTTTCCAGAAAAGTGAATGATATGATTTCCCAAAAAGCGCAAGAATTGCATGATTTTTTTAATCAGCATCTGGTATCGTGTTCCATAATCAATACCAATCATATTCCTGATGAAAAACCCGATATGGTTTTTGTGTTAGGTGGTGATGGTACTTTTTTATCAGCAAGTCACAGGTATGCAGCAAAAGGAATTCCGATATTGGGTATTGATATGGGTGGATTGGGTTTTTTAACCGAAGTGAGTGTCGAGGTCCTATTCGATGCTGCAAAAGCAGTCTTAGAAGGAGATTACACCGTTGAAGACCGGATGATGGTGGATTGTTCCATTCATCATACCCAAAGGGGGACGGAACAGGATATTGCTTTAAATGACGTGGTAATCTACCGTGGACCCTTTGCGCAGATGATTCACCTCAGCACCTTCATTGATGACGAATATCTGGCAACTTTTCCGGCCGATGGGTTAATCATCGGTACACCTACCGGTTCAACGGCTTATTCCTTGTCAGCAGGTGGTCCGGTTATTCATCCAACTTTGGATCTTTTCATCATTACCCCAATATGTGCCCATACCCTTTATGCTCGATCAATTATCGTTCAACCGACCTCCTCGATTCGACTGATATTGGAATCAACCAAGGAAGGCACCATGGTTACTTTGGACGGACAGAGAGGTTTTGGCTTGGATAAAGGAGATTATATTGAGGTTCGAAAATCGAAACTGACCAATCATATGGTAAAACTTGTTCCCGAAAAACCCTTTTATTCTTTGCTGAGAGATAAATTATCCTGGGGGATGGATATTAGAAAACGGATTGATTAG
- a CDS encoding polyprenyl synthetase family protein, translating to MDIIQYINENAILLDNHLEQRLIFPEAPTRLMEALRYGVIGGGKKIRASLCLATGEAYGIKREDLLSLAGGIEMIHSFSLVHDDLPEMDNDDYRRGKYSLHKAFGGAMGILAGDALLVEGFRFFLSDSQFCKMVNNTKLIRILKVLLDALSVEGMVGGQVLDIDLEGTDADEDQIMDIYRMKTARFIQAPILCGAIVGSANKKELNDLERFGLLTGQCFQIKDDLLDVTQPSGVLGKTAGKDIEQKKATLVGIYGMNETQKIMESLFREAEAVLNQTSRSFSLLREIAHFIITRHH from the coding sequence GTGGATATCATTCAGTATATCAACGAAAACGCCATCCTTTTGGATAATCATTTGGAACAAAGACTAATTTTTCCAGAAGCCCCGACTCGATTAATGGAAGCTCTTCGCTATGGAGTCATTGGAGGGGGGAAAAAGATCAGAGCATCTTTGTGCCTGGCAACCGGCGAAGCCTATGGTATCAAACGCGAAGATCTTCTTTCTTTGGCGGGTGGAATCGAAATGATACACTCTTTTTCCTTGGTCCACGATGATTTGCCAGAAATGGACAATGATGATTATCGTCGTGGGAAATATAGTTTGCATAAAGCATTTGGAGGAGCGATGGGAATCCTTGCCGGCGATGCTTTACTGGTCGAGGGATTTCGTTTTTTTCTTTCCGATAGTCAATTTTGTAAGATGGTTAATAATACCAAACTGATCAGAATTCTTAAGGTATTGTTGGATGCCCTCAGCGTAGAAGGAATGGTTGGTGGTCAAGTGCTTGATATTGATCTGGAAGGAACCGACGCCGATGAAGACCAGATAATGGATATTTATCGGATGAAAACCGCTCGATTTATTCAAGCGCCAATTCTTTGCGGAGCAATTGTTGGGAGTGCCAATAAGAAAGAACTCAATGATTTGGAGCGATTTGGACTGTTAACAGGACAATGTTTTCAAATTAAAGATGATTTGTTAGATGTAACTCAACCAAGTGGGGTATTAGGCAAAACAGCCGGAAAAGATATCGAACAGAAGAAAGCAACTCTGGTGGGGATTTATGGGATGAATGAAACTCAAAAAATTATGGAAAGCTTATTTCGAGAAGCTGAGGCGGTTTTAAATCAGACCAGTCGTTCCTTTTCTTTATTAAGAGAAATAGCCCACTTTATTATAACCCGTCACCATTAA
- the efp gene encoding elongation factor P, translating into MADIISNTDLRVGTCIDVDGTLYIVTAFQPAKFGKWSWVTKTKLRDINSGFIVEKVFKPGDKIVRAILEGRQAQYMYKDDGGFHFLDQETYEDVLLPNDLLGEASDFLVENMMVEILMYGDKHVSVNLPSYVELKVVDAPPGIKGDTASGGSKPATLETGIVVQVPLFVNIGEVIRVDTRTREYLERA; encoded by the coding sequence GTGGCCGATATTATATCCAATACTGATCTTCGAGTGGGGACTTGTATCGATGTTGATGGTACATTATATATTGTTACCGCTTTTCAACCGGCTAAATTTGGAAAATGGAGTTGGGTGACTAAAACCAAACTTCGAGATATAAACAGCGGTTTTATCGTCGAGAAAGTTTTTAAACCGGGAGACAAAATCGTTAGAGCCATTCTTGAAGGAAGACAAGCACAGTATATGTATAAAGATGATGGGGGTTTCCATTTTCTCGATCAAGAAACCTACGAAGATGTTCTACTACCAAATGATTTGCTTGGTGAAGCCAGTGATTTTCTGGTAGAAAATATGATGGTTGAAATACTGATGTATGGAGATAAGCATGTAAGTGTAAATCTTCCCTCCTATGTTGAATTAAAGGTGGTTGATGCTCCTCCAGGAATCAAAGGCGATACAGCCTCGGGTGGTTCAAAACCAGCAACCCTTGAAACAGGGATTGTTGTTCAAGTTCCTTTATTTGTGAATATTGGTGAGGTTATCAGGGTAGATACTCGTACTCGGGAATACTTAGAGAGAGCTTAG
- a CDS encoding 3-methyl-2-oxobutanoate dehydrogenase subunit VorB, whose protein sequence is MKKILMKGNDAVAEAAIQAGCDLYFGYPITPQTEISEYLSQRMPEEGKVFFQAESEIASIYMVYGAAAAGKRVMTSSSGPGISLKQEGISYLASAELPAVIVNMSRGGPGLGNIQPSQSDYFQAVKGGGHGDYKVIVLGPSTVQELVDLTYLAFYLADKYRNPVIILGDGMLGQMMEPVVFNKPDFPPLPAKDWAITGKDGRERQYILCFDLDPRGLEQFNNKIFEKYQKIEQEEIRYEVFGEDKPEMLLVGYGTVARILKSVVREAKNLGIPLALLRPITLYPFPSAVIHKLAQRAGRVLDVEMNMGQMVEDVKLAVNGAVPVHFYGRSGGMIPSVEDTLKRIRDILGK, encoded by the coding sequence ATGAAAAAAATTTTAATGAAGGGAAACGATGCGGTTGCCGAAGCTGCTATCCAAGCGGGATGTGATCTGTATTTTGGCTATCCAATTACTCCACAGACCGAGATCAGTGAATACCTGTCGCAGAGAATGCCTGAAGAAGGGAAGGTTTTTTTCCAAGCTGAAAGTGAAATTGCCTCAATATATATGGTTTATGGAGCAGCGGCAGCCGGAAAAAGGGTGATGACCTCCTCTTCCGGGCCTGGTATTAGTCTCAAACAGGAAGGAATCTCTTATTTGGCTTCGGCTGAATTGCCGGCAGTGATCGTTAATATGAGCCGAGGAGGACCGGGTTTGGGAAACATCCAGCCCTCTCAGAGTGATTATTTTCAGGCAGTAAAGGGAGGGGGACACGGGGATTACAAGGTTATTGTTTTAGGGCCATCAACCGTTCAGGAGTTAGTCGATCTGACCTACTTGGCATTTTATCTGGCTGATAAATATCGAAATCCGGTCATTATTTTGGGAGACGGAATGTTAGGTCAGATGATGGAGCCGGTGGTTTTTAATAAACCAGACTTTCCGCCATTGCCAGCTAAAGACTGGGCAATCACTGGTAAAGATGGTAGAGAGCGTCAGTATATCCTTTGTTTTGACCTGGATCCGAGAGGCTTGGAACAGTTCAACAATAAAATATTTGAAAAATATCAAAAAATTGAGCAAGAAGAAATTCGCTATGAGGTATTTGGAGAAGATAAACCTGAGATGTTGTTAGTTGGATATGGAACCGTCGCTCGGATTCTCAAGAGCGTGGTCAGAGAGGCTAAAAATTTGGGGATTCCATTAGCACTGCTCCGACCGATTACTCTCTACCCCTTTCCCTCGGCGGTCATTCATAAATTGGCCCAACGGGCTGGACGGGTTTTGGATGTGGAAATGAACATGGGACAAATGGTAGAAGATGTCAAATTAGCGGTGAACGGTGCAGTTCCGGTTCATTTCTATGGGCGGAGCGGTGGTATGATTCCATCGGTTGAAGATACCCTGAAAAGAATTCGTGATATTTTAGGGAAGTAA
- a CDS encoding 2-oxoacid:acceptor oxidoreductase family protein, with product MHVETVVAGFGGQGILFLGRVLATAGMIDGYHVSWFPSYGPEMRGGTANCVVIISDQEIGSTISDHPNVCIVMNEPSLRRYAPTVRPGGLLVVNSSLITQTHHDSKIQILEVPGNDIAGNDVGDPRTLNMVILGALIGYHSTVKEESIRNALEEILQGKKSKLIDINMKAFYAGKNSISKKIPE from the coding sequence ATGCACGTTGAAACCGTGGTAGCAGGATTCGGTGGCCAAGGAATTTTATTTTTAGGAAGAGTATTAGCGACAGCTGGCATGATTGATGGATATCATGTCAGCTGGTTTCCCTCCTACGGTCCTGAAATGAGGGGTGGAACGGCGAATTGTGTTGTTATCATTTCTGATCAGGAAATAGGATCAACTATCTCTGATCATCCCAATGTTTGTATTGTCATGAATGAACCATCCCTGCGACGTTATGCTCCTACCGTAAGACCGGGAGGGTTATTGGTTGTTAATTCTTCTTTAATCACCCAAACGCATCATGATTCCAAAATTCAAATATTGGAAGTTCCTGGAAATGATATTGCCGGCAATGATGTAGGCGATCCTCGAACTTTAAATATGGTTATCCTTGGAGCCTTGATTGGATATCATTCAACAGTTAAAGAGGAGTCAATCCGGAATGCTTTGGAAGAAATATTACAAGGGAAGAAAAGTAAGTTAATTGATATCAATATGAAAGCTTTCTACGCAGGAAAGAATTCGATATCCAAGAAAATTCCTGAATAG
- a CDS encoding Asp23/Gls24 family envelope stress response protein: protein MKYVDIHLSEGKIEYSHRVLVKLIEGIVRQVSGVDSLEKQSDESIKIETKKESLNISLYLIFTLEKRIPEVAWDIQKSLKDSFEKKTGLRVDRIDIFVQGFSSVGLNENFENLFSESSNSGLKVNHAP from the coding sequence TTGAAGTATGTTGATATTCATTTGTCGGAAGGAAAAATTGAATATTCTCATCGGGTTTTAGTAAAATTGATTGAGGGAATCGTTCGTCAAGTCTCAGGGGTTGATTCTTTGGAAAAACAGTCCGATGAGAGCATTAAGATCGAAACCAAAAAAGAATCCTTAAATATCTCTTTATATCTCATATTTACTTTAGAAAAGAGGATACCAGAAGTAGCTTGGGATATCCAGAAAAGCCTCAAGGATAGTTTTGAGAAAAAAACGGGATTGAGGGTCGATCGAATTGATATTTTTGTCCAAGGGTTTTCGTCCGTTGGACTAAATGAAAATTTTGAAAATTTATTTTCTGAATCGTCTAATTCGGGGTTGAAGGTCAATCATGCGCCGTAA